Proteins from one Syntrophaceae bacterium genomic window:
- a CDS encoding DUF1446 domain-containing protein codes for MKTIRIGSGAGYSGDRIEPAVELAEQGGIGYLVFECLAERTIAIAQQARRKDPKAGFDPLLAARMEACLPVCRKNGVRIVTNMGAANPAAGAEKIGEVARRLGIGGLKIAAVTGDDVLEAIRAGDYRIEETGESSAALRDRMVSANTYLGAECLVEALRNGADVVITGRVADPALFTAPAIFEFGWDMGDWNRMGQATVMGHLLECAGQVTGGYFADPGRKDVPGLARLGFPIAEVREDGVFVVTKVPGSGGMVTLATCKEQLLYEIHDPSSYITPDVVADFTGVRIAPAGPDRVEVSGGKGKPRTDSLKVSIGCLDGWIGEGQISYGGPGAVARGRLALEIVAERLKITGVEFEEIRYDLIGVNSLHRDRLSAGHDPYEVRARVAGRTKSMAEAIRIGNEVETLYTNGPAGGAGAWKATREVVAMVSTLIPRSLVNPSIRYEVV; via the coding sequence ATGAAGACCATCCGGATCGGCTCGGGGGCCGGCTATTCGGGAGACCGGATCGAACCCGCCGTCGAGCTGGCGGAACAGGGCGGCATCGGGTACCTCGTCTTCGAGTGCCTGGCCGAGAGGACCATCGCCATCGCCCAGCAGGCAAGGAGGAAGGATCCAAAGGCGGGCTTCGACCCGCTCCTGGCGGCGCGGATGGAGGCCTGCCTGCCCGTGTGCCGGAAAAACGGAGTCCGGATCGTCACCAACATGGGCGCGGCCAACCCCGCCGCCGGGGCGGAGAAAATCGGGGAGGTCGCCCGCAGGCTGGGCATCGGGGGCCTGAAGATCGCCGCCGTAACGGGCGACGATGTGCTTGAGGCGATCCGGGCAGGCGACTACCGCATCGAGGAGACGGGCGAATCGTCGGCGGCCCTGAGAGACCGGATGGTCTCCGCCAACACCTACCTGGGGGCGGAGTGCCTGGTCGAGGCCCTCCGGAACGGGGCCGACGTCGTCATCACCGGCCGCGTGGCGGACCCTGCGCTCTTCACCGCCCCGGCGATCTTCGAGTTCGGCTGGGACATGGGCGACTGGAACCGCATGGGACAGGCCACAGTCATGGGCCACCTGCTCGAATGCGCGGGGCAGGTCACCGGCGGGTATTTCGCCGACCCGGGCCGCAAGGACGTCCCGGGGCTGGCCCGGCTGGGATTTCCCATCGCCGAGGTCCGGGAGGACGGCGTCTTCGTCGTCACCAAGGTACCCGGCTCCGGAGGAATGGTCACCCTGGCCACGTGCAAGGAGCAGCTCCTCTACGAGATCCACGATCCCTCGTCCTACATCACCCCGGACGTGGTGGCCGACTTCACGGGGGTCCGGATTGCACCGGCCGGACCGGACCGGGTGGAGGTCTCCGGCGGAAAGGGGAAGCCGAGAACCGATTCACTGAAGGTCTCCATCGGCTGCCTCGACGGCTGGATCGGCGAGGGCCAGATCAGCTACGGCGGCCCCGGCGCGGTCGCCCGCGGGAGGCTGGCCCTGGAGATCGTGGCGGAGCGGCTGAAGATCACCGGCGTGGAATTCGAAGAGATCCGCTATGACCTCATCGGCGTCAATTCGCTCCACCGGGACAGGCTGTCCGCCGGTCACGATCCGTACGAGGTCCGGGCGCGGGTCGCCGGGCGCACGAAGAGCATGGCCGAGGCCATCCGCATCGGCAACGAAGTGGAGACCCTGTACACGAACGGCCCGGCGGGAGGGGCCGGTGCCTGGAAGGCGACCCGGGAGGTCGTGGCGATGGTGTCCACCCTGATCCCGCGGTCGCTGGTGAATCCTTCCATCCGTTACGAGGTGGTCTGA
- a CDS encoding DNA polymerase IV, whose amino-acid sequence MLFSLSSWPRAILHVDGDAFFTSCEEAIHPELRGKPLITGGERGIVACASYAAKRIGIKRGVSLPEAKRICPGLIVLPSDYETYSLFSRRMFNIIRRYTPDVEEYSIDEAFADLTGMRRALRASYEAIADRIRREIIKELGITVSAGLSLTKVLAKAASKHRKPDGFTVIPGRAIASYLRDLPVGKLWGIGPATTNYLNKMGVRTALEFARLPEETVKRRLTKPGVEIWREIRGESVYPVTAEEKSTYFSISKTKTFAPPSADPDYLFAQLLRNLESACIKARRYDLAPRSLVLFLKRQNFSLAAAEVRLTRPSVYPLEISGVLRDAFGGLWERHVLYRATGIVLLDLVPDAQVQYSLFEDALRAERVERLYEAADAMGAKYGKHALHLGGSHLIEEQGKGKRGAPTVRERTVLYGETRRRHLPLPIFHGDGGNKPL is encoded by the coding sequence ATCCTTTTCAGCCTCTCCTCGTGGCCCCGGGCGATCCTCCACGTCGACGGGGACGCCTTCTTCACCTCCTGCGAGGAAGCCATCCACCCGGAGCTGCGCGGGAAGCCCCTCATCACCGGGGGCGAGCGGGGCATCGTGGCCTGCGCCAGCTACGCCGCCAAGCGGATCGGGATCAAGCGGGGCGTCTCCCTGCCGGAGGCGAAGCGGATCTGCCCGGGGCTGATCGTCCTCCCCTCGGACTACGAGACCTACAGCCTCTTCTCCCGCCGGATGTTCAACATCATCCGGCGCTACACCCCCGACGTGGAAGAGTACTCCATCGACGAGGCCTTCGCCGACCTCACGGGCATGCGCCGGGCCCTCCGGGCCTCCTACGAGGCCATCGCGGACCGGATCCGGAGGGAGATCATCAAGGAGCTGGGAATCACCGTCTCCGCGGGGCTCAGCCTCACGAAGGTCCTCGCCAAGGCGGCCTCGAAGCACCGGAAGCCCGACGGGTTCACCGTCATCCCCGGCCGAGCCATCGCCTCCTACCTCCGGGACCTGCCGGTGGGGAAGCTCTGGGGCATCGGCCCCGCCACCACGAACTACCTGAACAAGATGGGGGTCCGGACGGCCCTGGAGTTCGCCCGCCTCCCCGAGGAGACGGTGAAGCGGCGCCTCACCAAGCCGGGCGTCGAGATCTGGCGGGAGATCCGGGGGGAATCGGTCTATCCCGTCACGGCGGAAGAGAAGAGCACCTACTTCTCCATCAGCAAGACGAAGACCTTCGCCCCGCCCTCGGCGGACCCGGACTACCTCTTCGCTCAACTCCTCCGGAATCTCGAGTCGGCCTGCATCAAGGCCCGGCGCTACGACCTGGCGCCCCGGAGCCTCGTCCTCTTCCTCAAGCGGCAGAACTTCTCCCTCGCCGCCGCGGAGGTGCGCCTCACCCGCCCGTCGGTCTATCCGCTGGAGATCTCGGGAGTCCTCCGGGACGCCTTCGGCGGCCTGTGGGAGCGTCACGTTCTCTACCGGGCCACGGGCATCGTCCTCCTGGACCTCGTGCCGGACGCGCAGGTCCAGTACTCCCTTTTCGAGGACGCCCTCCGGGCGGAGCGGGTCGAGCGGCTCTACGAGGCGGCCGACGCAATGGGAGCGAAATACGGCAAGCACGCCCTCCACCTGGGAGGCTCCCACCTCATCGAGGAGCAGGGCAAGGGAAAGCGGGGCGCCCCCACCGTCCGCGAGCGGACGGTCCTCTACGGCGAGACCCGCCGGAGGCACCTGCCCCTGCCGATCTTCCACGGTGACGGGGGCAACAAGCCCCTGTAG
- the xth gene encoding exodeoxyribonuclease III, with protein MALFRIATYNVNSIRSRLHILLPWIEANRPDVLCLQETKVDDARFPAGDFTALGYRAAFRGEKQYNGVAVLSLEEPRSVSFGIDDGGPRDEDRLIRADFGKLTVINAYVPQGRDRETPHFAYKLEWFRRFRDGLERSLSPETPLAWVGDLNVAPESIDVHDPKRLLGHVCFCPEVWEAFRGVTSWGLLDVFRKHHPGEPKQFSFFDYRMPKAAERGLGWRIDHILATAPLAAKSVRCDIDLGPRMAEKPSDHTVVLAEFEI; from the coding sequence ATGGCCCTGTTCCGGATCGCCACCTACAACGTCAACTCCATCCGCTCCCGCCTCCACATCCTGCTGCCCTGGATCGAGGCGAACCGCCCCGACGTCCTGTGCCTTCAGGAGACCAAGGTGGACGACGCCCGGTTTCCCGCCGGCGACTTTACGGCCCTGGGCTACCGGGCCGCCTTCCGGGGCGAGAAGCAGTACAACGGCGTGGCGGTGCTGTCCCTCGAAGAGCCGCGGAGCGTGTCCTTCGGCATCGACGACGGGGGGCCCCGGGACGAGGACCGCCTGATCCGGGCCGACTTCGGGAAGCTCACGGTGATCAACGCCTATGTCCCCCAGGGGCGGGATCGGGAAACGCCGCATTTTGCCTATAAGCTTGAATGGTTCCGGCGCTTTCGGGACGGCCTGGAGCGGAGCCTGTCGCCGGAGACGCCCCTTGCATGGGTCGGCGACCTGAATGTCGCGCCGGAGTCCATCGATGTCCACGACCCGAAGCGCCTCCTGGGGCACGTCTGCTTCTGCCCGGAGGTGTGGGAGGCCTTCCGGGGCGTCACCTCCTGGGGGCTCCTCGATGTTTTCCGGAAGCATCACCCCGGCGAACCGAAGCAGTTCAGCTTCTTCGATTACCGCATGCCCAAGGCGGCGGAGCGGGGGCTGGGCTGGCGGATCGACCACATCCTGGCCACGGCGCCCCTGGCGGCGAAGTCCGTCCGCTGCGACATCGACCTGGGGCCGCGGATGGCCGAGAAGCCGTCGGATCACACGGTGGTTCTGGCGGAATTTGAAATCTGA
- a CDS encoding DUF484 family protein — MKDQTDRREQMETLRKNKELARKYALIGEALPAFGDEGKLFEALVTGVREAFEIPYVWISLTDAPEALDLLVKLRQAPALKDVLNVVRLETLQELLGGGKAPVLANEGLKPFYRLLPRRRKFFFKSIVMAPLILKGRAVGSLNSADPSPARYQPGMDTGLLEQLMAVVSHCLEEKQPSGTETAPEP, encoded by the coding sequence TTGAAAGACCAGACCGACCGGCGGGAACAGATGGAAACGCTCCGGAAAAACAAGGAACTCGCCAGGAAGTACGCCCTTATTGGGGAGGCCCTGCCGGCCTTCGGGGACGAGGGAAAACTCTTCGAGGCCCTCGTGACGGGGGTCCGGGAGGCCTTTGAAATCCCCTACGTGTGGATCTCCCTGACGGACGCCCCGGAGGCGCTGGATCTTCTCGTGAAGCTGCGCCAGGCCCCGGCGCTCAAGGACGTGCTGAACGTCGTTCGCCTGGAGACACTCCAGGAGCTGCTGGGCGGCGGGAAGGCGCCCGTCCTGGCCAACGAGGGGCTCAAGCCCTTTTACCGGCTTCTCCCCCGGCGGCGGAAGTTCTTCTTCAAGTCCATCGTGATGGCCCCGCTGATCCTGAAGGGCCGGGCCGTCGGCAGCCTCAACTCCGCCGATCCTTCTCCCGCCAGATATCAGCCCGGAATGGACACGGGACTCCTGGAGCAGCTGATGGCCGTCGTGTCCCACTGCCTGGAAGAAAAGCAGCCTTCCGGAACGGAAACCGCCCCGGAACCCTGA
- the ptsP gene encoding phosphoenolpyruvate--protein phosphotransferase yields MVGPEGERSSFSIIEDVGRIISTSVNADQTLQEVVRLVARKMEVDVCSIYLLERDRHCLTLVATVGLNPDSVGRICMNIDEGLTGLVLEETAPLLVQNPTCHPRHKYFQDSGEERFCSFLGLPLIYHGEMLGVLVVQTEQADALKETDIPVFSTIASQIAGAAAYAVLLRNLKRTEEETAGLKERLQQAEKARAEKKEKKKGPLRGIAVSPGFAEGYAYFYRETLGFSDIYFREVDNIPLEITRFEAALKEAENQIFHIFYDFQEELSQGDAAIFQAYLMYLRDGGLKKRVIDTIRKGYAAEYALKETVLEYTKVFSRIEDPYLRERGHDIEVVGKRILDNLLGFNEEVHTFKKKTILVAPNISPAELIRFRQENLTGIILTKGGETSHVTILARSFEIPMLIGVPGIQNEVREDDFIIVDGTSGYVFPNPSRLVIREYKRLENEKIKRNEQLDGLRTLPAITPDGFHVRMGANIGLLSDLDLVEKYGADHIGLYRTEFPFLSRARFPSEDEQAHLYRRILKGAGGKQVTIRTLDVGGDKFLAYMDYPREDNPYLGWRSIRVSLELTDIFREQIRAILRASASGPLQILFPMITSVTEIKEILAILEQEKDILSRQGIPFDPDIPAGILIEVPAAVTILESLLKYTSFVSIGTNDLIQYVLAVDRNNQKVAPLYNPLHPAVIATIARVASVCHERNVPVGICGESAADPRLAYLYMGMGIDRLSMNAAAVPIVKDLLRKVTRSDAEEVLREALRQEEASDISRLLDERIGLLAVEA; encoded by the coding sequence ATGGTCGGTCCCGAGGGCGAACGAAGCAGCTTTTCCATCATCGAGGACGTGGGGAGGATCATCTCCACGTCGGTCAACGCAGATCAGACCCTCCAGGAAGTGGTACGCCTGGTGGCCCGGAAGATGGAGGTGGACGTCTGTTCCATCTACCTCCTGGAGCGGGACCGCCATTGCCTCACCCTCGTGGCCACGGTAGGCCTGAATCCCGACTCGGTCGGCCGGATCTGCATGAACATCGACGAGGGGCTGACGGGCCTCGTCCTCGAGGAGACAGCCCCCCTTCTGGTGCAGAACCCCACCTGCCATCCCCGGCACAAGTATTTCCAGGACAGCGGGGAGGAGCGCTTCTGCAGCTTCCTGGGGCTGCCGCTGATCTACCACGGCGAGATGCTGGGAGTCCTGGTGGTACAGACGGAACAGGCGGATGCGCTCAAGGAGACGGACATCCCCGTTTTCTCGACCATCGCCTCCCAGATCGCCGGGGCCGCGGCCTACGCCGTCCTGCTCAGGAACCTCAAGCGGACGGAGGAGGAGACGGCGGGCCTCAAGGAGCGGCTCCAGCAGGCGGAGAAGGCCCGAGCGGAAAAGAAGGAAAAAAAGAAAGGCCCCCTCCGGGGCATCGCCGTTTCTCCGGGATTTGCGGAGGGGTACGCCTATTTCTACCGGGAGACGCTCGGCTTCTCGGACATCTATTTCCGGGAGGTAGACAACATCCCGCTGGAGATCACGCGGTTCGAGGCGGCCCTCAAAGAAGCGGAGAACCAGATCTTCCACATTTTTTACGACTTTCAGGAGGAGCTGTCGCAGGGCGACGCGGCCATCTTTCAGGCCTACCTGATGTATCTCCGGGACGGAGGGCTCAAAAAGAGGGTCATCGACACCATCCGGAAAGGGTATGCCGCCGAGTACGCCCTCAAGGAGACGGTCCTGGAGTACACGAAGGTGTTCTCCCGCATCGAGGACCCCTATCTGCGGGAGCGGGGCCACGACATCGAGGTCGTGGGCAAGCGGATCCTCGACAACCTCCTGGGATTCAACGAGGAGGTCCATACATTCAAAAAGAAAACCATCCTCGTCGCCCCCAACATCTCCCCGGCCGAGCTGATCCGCTTCCGCCAAGAGAATCTGACGGGCATCATCCTGACCAAAGGGGGCGAGACCTCCCATGTGACGATCCTCGCCCGGTCCTTCGAAATTCCCATGCTGATCGGCGTTCCGGGCATTCAGAACGAGGTCCGGGAGGACGACTTCATCATCGTCGACGGGACCTCCGGGTATGTTTTCCCGAATCCGTCCCGGCTGGTCATCCGGGAATATAAGCGGCTGGAAAACGAAAAGATCAAGCGAAACGAGCAGCTCGACGGCCTCCGGACCCTTCCGGCAATCACCCCGGACGGGTTCCACGTCCGCATGGGGGCGAACATCGGCCTCCTGTCGGACCTGGACCTGGTGGAGAAGTACGGCGCCGACCACATCGGCCTGTACCGGACGGAATTCCCCTTCCTGTCGCGGGCCCGCTTCCCTTCCGAGGACGAGCAGGCTCATCTGTACCGGCGGATCCTCAAGGGCGCCGGGGGAAAACAGGTGACCATCCGGACCCTCGACGTCGGCGGCGACAAGTTCCTAGCCTACATGGATTATCCCAGGGAGGACAATCCCTACCTGGGCTGGCGGTCCATCCGGGTATCCCTGGAGCTGACGGACATCTTCCGGGAGCAGATCCGGGCGATCCTCCGGGCCTCCGCATCGGGACCGCTCCAGATCCTGTTCCCCATGATCACCTCCGTTACGGAGATCAAGGAGATTCTTGCCATCCTGGAACAGGAGAAGGACATCCTGTCCCGGCAGGGCATCCCCTTCGACCCGGATATCCCGGCGGGGATCCTGATCGAGGTCCCCGCGGCGGTGACCATCCTTGAAAGCCTCCTGAAATACACCTCCTTCGTCAGTATCGGCACGAACGACCTGATCCAGTATGTGCTGGCGGTGGACCGGAACAACCAGAAGGTGGCTCCTCTGTACAATCCACTCCATCCGGCGGTGATCGCCACGATCGCCCGGGTGGCGTCGGTCTGCCACGAACGCAACGTCCCCGTGGGGATCTGCGGCGAGTCCGCCGCGGATCCGAGGCTGGCCTATCTTTACATGGGCATGGGGATCGACCGGCTGAGCATGAACGCCGCCGCGGTTCCGATCGTCAAGGATCTGCTGCGGAAAGTGACCCGGTCCGACGCGGAGGAGGTACTCCGGGAAGCGCTCCGGCAGGAGGAAGCGTCGGACATCTCCCGCCTTCTGGACGAGCGGATCGGCCTGCTGGCGGTGGAGGCGTAG
- a CDS encoding long-chain fatty acid--CoA ligase, translating into MDFTFKNLRDMIQTQAERFGDKAVIRFYDENVTYRELDERSSLVANALKRLGIRKGDRVCLLMDNGPEFYYVYFGIIKLGAVAGPVNCWWQTGEIQYLLNDSGAAALFVDAPYRVHSDRVQGETPALKHMIARGFEADGYLSFDDFLQGDSRLEDVPIGMDDISTIVYTSGTTGNPKGVLLSHGNILTNSWQATKLADISEQEVVMCFLPLFHVNGLVITGTAPMAVGAQIILRKNFSASDFWDTVAQYRVNIFSGVPTVYQILLNTPGSENVDVSSLRYGVCGAAPMPVEAIRRFEKTFNMIIVEGYGLTEGTAGATANPINGVRKIGSIGIPFAESEIRIVDDDDREVPQGEVGEITIRGGHVMKGYFNKPEETAQTLRGGWLHTGDMAYRDEDGYLFIVDRKKELIIRGGENIYPKELEGILFTHPRILEAAVVGVPDPIYGEEVMACVVLRPGETLEEEELRDWCRRNMASYKVPRYIDFRDSLPKNIIGKILKKELRGVLQREGKIR; encoded by the coding sequence ATGGATTTCACGTTCAAGAACCTGCGTGACATGATTCAGACACAGGCCGAGCGATTCGGCGACAAGGCGGTAATCCGCTTCTACGACGAAAACGTAACCTACCGCGAACTGGACGAGCGGAGCAGCCTCGTCGCCAACGCATTGAAACGGCTTGGGATTCGAAAAGGGGACCGGGTGTGCCTCCTGATGGACAACGGGCCGGAGTTCTATTACGTCTATTTCGGGATCATCAAGCTCGGCGCCGTCGCCGGCCCTGTCAACTGCTGGTGGCAAACTGGCGAGATCCAGTACCTCCTCAACGATTCCGGCGCGGCGGCCCTCTTCGTCGACGCCCCCTACCGGGTACATTCGGACCGGGTGCAGGGAGAAACCCCCGCCCTGAAGCACATGATCGCCCGGGGGTTCGAGGCGGACGGCTACCTGTCCTTCGATGATTTTCTGCAGGGCGACAGCCGCCTGGAAGACGTTCCGATCGGCATGGACGACATCTCCACCATCGTCTACACCTCCGGCACCACGGGCAATCCCAAGGGGGTCCTCCTGTCCCACGGCAACATCCTGACCAATTCCTGGCAGGCCACAAAGCTCGCCGACATCAGCGAACAGGAAGTGGTTATGTGCTTTCTGCCCCTGTTCCACGTCAACGGTCTCGTCATCACCGGCACGGCCCCCATGGCCGTGGGCGCCCAGATCATCCTGCGAAAGAATTTCTCCGCCTCCGACTTCTGGGACACTGTCGCCCAATACCGGGTGAACATCTTCAGCGGCGTACCCACGGTCTATCAGATCCTCCTGAACACTCCCGGGAGCGAGAACGTCGACGTCAGCTCGCTGCGCTACGGTGTCTGCGGAGCCGCCCCGATGCCCGTAGAGGCGATCCGCCGGTTCGAGAAAACGTTCAACATGATCATCGTCGAGGGCTACGGCCTCACGGAGGGAACCGCCGGCGCCACGGCCAACCCCATCAACGGCGTCCGCAAGATCGGCTCCATTGGAATCCCCTTCGCGGAAAGCGAGATCCGGATCGTCGACGACGACGACCGGGAGGTCCCACAGGGCGAAGTCGGGGAGATCACCATCCGCGGCGGCCACGTCATGAAAGGGTATTTCAACAAGCCCGAGGAGACCGCCCAGACCCTCCGCGGCGGCTGGCTCCACACGGGAGACATGGCCTACAGGGACGAGGACGGTTATCTATTCATCGTGGACCGGAAGAAGGAGCTGATCATCCGGGGAGGCGAGAACATCTATCCCAAGGAGCTGGAAGGCATCCTCTTCACCCACCCGAGGATCCTGGAAGCCGCCGTCGTCGGCGTCCCCGACCCGATCTACGGGGAAGAGGTGATGGCCTGCGTCGTCCTCCGACCCGGCGAGACCCTCGAGGAAGAGGAACTCCGGGACTGGTGCCGCCGGAACATGGCCTCCTACAAGGTGCCCCGGTATATCGATTTCCGCGATTCCCTGCCCAAAAACATCATCGGCAAGATCCTCAAAAAGGAGCTCCGCGGCGTCCTCCAGCGGGAGGGAAAGATCCGGTAA
- a CDS encoding DUF47 domain-containing protein: protein MIFIPKEEKFFDHFEDLADKIEEGGRLFMEIVDNYDHSEGKVARMKEIEHEADKITHLIYEKMHKTFLTPLDREDIYALANKMDSILDLIEAAAARMYLYKVKSASREIRELGIIVNNSIALVKMIVHALRNKKNAEMIMKACVEINTLENEGDYILRQAMARLFESEEDVFELIKWKEILERVEESIDTCEDVSNIVEGIVLKHG from the coding sequence ATGATTTTCATTCCAAAAGAGGAGAAATTTTTCGATCATTTCGAGGATCTTGCGGACAAGATCGAAGAAGGCGGCCGTCTCTTCATGGAGATCGTGGACAACTACGATCACTCCGAGGGCAAGGTCGCCCGAATGAAGGAGATCGAACACGAGGCGGACAAGATTACCCACCTGATCTACGAGAAGATGCACAAGACCTTCCTGACCCCGCTGGACCGGGAAGACATCTACGCCCTGGCCAACAAGATGGACAGCATTCTCGATCTGATCGAGGCCGCGGCGGCGAGGATGTACCTCTACAAGGTCAAAAGCGCCTCGCGGGAGATCCGGGAGCTGGGCATCATCGTCAACAACTCCATCGCCCTGGTGAAAATGATTGTCCACGCCCTTCGGAACAAGAAGAACGCCGAGATGATCATGAAGGCCTGCGTGGAGATCAACACCCTGGAAAACGAGGGGGATTACATCCTCCGGCAGGCCATGGCCCGTCTTTTCGAGAGCGAGGAAGACGTATTCGAGCTGATCAAATGGAAGGAGATTCTCGAGCGTGTCGAGGAGTCCATCGATACCTGCGAGGACGTTTCCAACATTGTGGAAGGCATCGTCCTGAAACATGGTTAG
- a CDS encoding inorganic phosphate transporter has translation MVSASLAMVIFIILIALVFDFINGFHDAANSISCVVSTRVLSPRYAVYWAATFNFLAAFMIGAPVAKTIGTGIVNPIIINNTLILSALAGAIIWNLITWWFGLPSSSSHALIGGLIGAGVVKGGTAFLVWEGIIKTASFIVLSPMIGLVLGFVYMALVLNLTRRFSASKTDTVFRKLQLVSAAVHSLGHGMNDAQKTMGIIAIVLFSSGYMGATFHIPFWVVLTCNFTIALGTMAGGWRIVKTMGTRITKLRPIGGFSAETAAASSLIGATIFGIPVSTTHTITGAIMGVGATRRLSAVRWGVAGNILWAWILTIPVSALISAVFFLFLDQII, from the coding sequence ATGGTTAGCGCTTCGCTGGCGATGGTGATTTTCATCATCCTCATCGCCCTCGTCTTCGATTTTATCAACGGCTTTCACGACGCCGCGAATTCCATCTCTTGTGTCGTTTCCACAAGAGTCCTCTCCCCCCGTTACGCCGTGTACTGGGCCGCCACGTTCAATTTCCTGGCGGCCTTCATGATCGGGGCTCCCGTCGCGAAGACCATCGGTACGGGCATCGTCAACCCCATCATCATCAACAACACCCTCATCCTCTCCGCCCTGGCGGGGGCGATCATCTGGAACCTGATCACCTGGTGGTTCGGTCTTCCCAGCAGTTCCTCCCATGCCCTGATCGGTGGGCTGATCGGCGCCGGTGTGGTGAAGGGAGGAACGGCGTTTCTCGTCTGGGAGGGGATCATCAAGACGGCCAGCTTCATCGTCCTGTCGCCGATGATCGGACTGGTACTGGGGTTCGTTTACATGGCCCTGGTCCTCAATCTGACCAGGCGATTCTCCGCATCGAAAACGGACACGGTCTTCCGGAAGCTTCAGCTTGTCTCGGCGGCGGTCCACAGCCTCGGGCACGGGATGAACGACGCCCAGAAAACCATGGGCATCATCGCCATCGTCCTGTTCAGCAGCGGCTACATGGGGGCGACGTTCCACATCCCCTTCTGGGTCGTCCTGACGTGCAACTTTACGATTGCCCTGGGGACCATGGCGGGGGGATGGAGGATCGTGAAGACCATGGGCACGCGCATCACCAAGCTGCGCCCGATCGGCGGATTCTCCGCCGAGACGGCCGCCGCATCCTCCCTGATCGGTGCCACCATTTTCGGCATTCCCGTCAGTACGACCCATACGATCACGGGGGCCATCATGGGGGTCGGCGCCACGAGACGCCTCTCCGCGGTGCGGTGGGGTGTCGCCGGGAATATTCTCTGGGCCTGGATCCTGACGATTCCGGTCTCCGCCCTGATCTCCGCGGTTTTCTTCCTGTTCCTGGACCAGATCATTTAA